CGCGTACCCCTCCATGCAACATTCATAGCGCCATCAATATTATACGCGCGAAATAATAACCTGTGCATTTATTATGAGGGGGTGGTTCCTTCGAAAGgtcgaatataaaaaaatacactaGGATCATGATAAATATGCGTGCAAACTGTTATGCAAATCGATCAAATTGAATAGTGAAGGGTCGCTAGAAAAAGATGAATCAGTACGTGCAATTTGTCTAGTAATCGATCAATCGAAAAAATTAGTTGAGCGATATGTAAATGAATTagacatatatttaaacatttcgaGTAGTAAATACGATGTCCATTATACATGATAATTCTCTTCATTTACATTGCATAGATTTATAGCATGATGATAAGCAGCCGACCTTGATACACTAGCTATATCGTGAAAATACACACCTATTACGAAACTATATCCAAGCTAGACTCGTAAACAGCGTAAACAGCAACGCGAGATCTCGACTTGAAATTCCGGTTTTCTGACGATTCCGATGGCAGTTAGCGTTCGATAGTCGTAGATCCGAGTGAAAAGATCGCGCATAGCGTAGCAACAATCATAAAAGACAAGTTCATAAGTTTAAAAACGACTTCAAACTGAAGTATGAAGCGTGTTATTCCGTTCCggaaaaatgatttataatcttttctcGTTATCATCGTGATAGCATCACGTTTAGCGTTATCGTCAGCATTCGTCATAGCGTTTTAGAAGTGTGTTcacgttttaaaatttaatttgctgAAAGAAATCTAAATGTGTGACAGTGCAATTGCATTAAGAAGAGAAAATTGCGGCTGAAATTGACGTTAGAAATTCTCGAGATGATAAGCGAAATCGTGTGCCTGTGATAAATCGTGTAGCGCGCGCAGCAGAAGTTACAGAAGTCAACTATCATGTATCGTGGCTGGTATTGGCTTTATCGTCGCTTGATCTCAACACCTTTCAGTTGAAACTGTCAGTGTCAGTGCCGCTTAGGTTAAATACAAAGCAAATACTAGCTGCACGCCAAACAATCTCGTGGCGTACGcaattaaaaatctcattGATATTCCGATTCTTCCTTCATCATGTCTAAACGACTGTTGAAATCTGTGCTAACTAAGGAAAccaaagattattttttgaggTAACGTTCACTTAACATAGACAGATAAACTGACTTCAAAATATacatgcataaaataaaattaaaatagaatatttttttcaattaaagttataaaaaggGCCTGTAATTCTCCTTTTGTAATTGCCTAATTtctagtatattatataaatatcgttGGTATgtttgtttctctttttgaGAGTATTGTATTCGATACTTTTACACTTGAGTATAAGAGTGCGATTAAAGAGGTAAATAAACTACTTTTAAGCACGCACTTTTGGGGTCCGGCATTCAACTGGATGATACCTGTGGCAGCCATATCCGACATGCGAAAGCATCCAAAAATCATTAGCGGCAAAATGACTCTAGGTGAGTTCGATATTTGGTGATACGAACTTTACCGGTAGACCTTTCGAAGAATTCATTCACCGTCTCTTAATAATCGCGACAGAGCGAGTTGATGCGCGACGAACagagggagggaaggggaCGAAAGGGATCCATAAAATAATTGCTGCTCGAGCGCAGCAAATAAccgtttatttcttaatgaGCGGCACATTGCGAATGTCTGAGATGCATACCAACTTAAAATGTCTGCaagtaaaatgttataaatttaatcacgTTTAATCTCTTAAACGCAACCGCGCTACTCCAAAGAGTTTCCTCTTAATTTCGTAAATATGTAGTCTCAGAGAAATATTCACATAATGAACCAACTGCTCTAATATCATTTCTCGATAATAGTGAAATAATGAGATAATAAATTACGTGacaataaactttatattaatttgcatatttacacgttagttttttttttctgatttattaGCCTTGACCCTGTATTCTATGGTATTCATGCGGTTTGCTTGGAAAGTACAACCACGAAATTTGTTGCTGTTCGCATGCCACATCACAAATGCTGGAGCCCAACTCACGCAAGGTTACAGATTCCTCAATTATCACTACGGTCAGCAAAAAGAGCCTGAACAGAGTAAATAACGTAGCCAGTAGCCACGCAAGTAATGCGTTCCAACGATATGTTTAACTtgcaatgtataaaatatgaaacaataaCAAATCCATTTCTTTATTACTACCGTTGacttttgttataaaataagctGAAAATAATAGCGGATAGTAAGGTGTTGCTTTTTATTCCGAAAcgtgataaattatatgtaaattttatgtgcgcataaaacgtcaaaaaataatttgttacaaccgtaaagaaaatttcttctaGTTTCTTCACTCCCATTatcatgtataaaaatatatatgtgcaaatataaaatatatacatatgttctTTCCATTATCGGAGCATGTTATCAACCAGTAACGCTCTGATACTCATGGCAAACTTCATCGTTGCTCAACAGATTTATTGCAACAATCTAAGATGCAAACAATAGTAGCGCGGCATTAGATTTAACCAcggtaattattataaaagcgTACGCGTGAgcgtgtaatatattataataattgctaaTATATTGGAAAGCCAGAACTCGAGGGTCTGGCGTAATGTACCCTGGCGCAACACTGTTAACACTGTTGCGTATACGCGAACGATTCCGCTTATTAAGTTATTCCGTTACTATTCTTTTAGTAATTGTAGCTAACGTGCAGTATTTGTGATTCAACGATTGCGTGTTATAAAATGCTGAACTTGCACACTCCAAGATATGTAACATCTTGCTCTCCGTAAAGTGTCTTTTCTCAATCGCGACTGAAATGATAAA
This genomic window from Monomorium pharaonis isolate MP-MQ-018 chromosome 8, ASM1337386v2, whole genome shotgun sequence contains:
- the LOC105834933 gene encoding mitochondrial pyruvate carrier 1, coding for MSKRLLKSVLTKETKDYFLSTHFWGPAFNWMIPVAAISDMRKHPKIISGKMTLALTLYSMVFMRFAWKVQPRNLLLFACHITNAGAQLTQGYRFLNYHYGQQKEPEQSK